The Triticum aestivum cultivar Chinese Spring chromosome 5A, IWGSC CS RefSeq v2.1, whole genome shotgun sequence genomic sequence agcggtcgatgtgtggagtaatagtagtagatgcagaattgtttcggtctacttgacacggacgtgatgcctatgttcatgatcatgcctagatattctcataactatgcgcttttctatcaattgctcggcagtaatttgttcacccaccgtaatttatgctatcttgagagaagccactagtgaaacctatggcccgcgggtctactttacatcatataagtttctgatctataattctagtttactatttattttgcaatctttacttttcaatctatacaacaaaaataccgtttttttatcttattatctttatcagatctcacttttgcaagtggccgtgaagggattgacaaccccttttatcgcgttggttgcagggttcttgattgtttgtgcaagcactaggtgatttgcgtgtagtatcctactggattgataccgtggttctcaaaaactgagggaaatacttatgctactttcctgcatcaccctttcctcttcgagggaaaaccaactgcatgctcaagaggtagcatgcaccgctaggtgacgtaccttttgcaggagcagatgcacacgttatgaacgtttggcaagctcggtatgatgactacttgatagtttaatgtgccatgctttgcggcttagaaccaggacttcaaaaacgttttgaacaccacggagcatataagatgttccaagagctgaaattggtattttagactcatgatCAAGTCGAcaagtatgagacctctgacaagtactttgcctacaagatggaggagaataactcaaccagtgagcatgtgctcagaatgtctgagtactacaaccgcttgaatcaagtgggagttaatattccaaataaaatagtgattgacatagttctctagtcactatcatcaagttattggaacttcgtgatgaactataatatgcaagggatgacaaaaagaattccgagctctttgcgatgctaaaagcggcgaaggtggaaatcaataaagaacatcaagtgttgatggttaacaagaccactagtttcaagaaaaggggcaaaggaaaagaaaggggagttccaagaatgacaagcaagttgccactcccgtgaataaacccaaagctagacctaagcctgaaactaagtgcttctactacaaagggaatggtcattggaagcggaactaccccaaatacttggcggataagaaggatggcaaagttaaaggtatatttgatatacatgttattgatgtgtactttactagtgttcatagtaaccccggggtatttgataccggtttagttgctaagattagtaactcgaaacaggagttacaaaatgaacagagactagttgagggcgaggcaacgatgtgtgttggaaatgattccaaggttgataagatcaccatcgcatactccctctaccttcgggattagtgttggacctaaataaatgttatttagtgtttgtgttgagcatgaatatgaatggatcatgtttattgcaatacgattattcatttaagttagagaataaatgttggtctgtttacatgaataaaaccttcaatggtcatacacccaatgtgaatggtttgttgaatctcgatcgtggttatacacatattcataatattgaagccaaaagatgcaaagttaataatgatagtgcaacttattcgtggcactgccgtttaggtcatattggtgtaaagcgcatgaagaaactccatgttgatgggcttttggaatcacttgattataagtcacttgatgcttgcgaatcatgcctcatgggcaagatgactaagactttgttctccggaacaatggagcgagccactgacttattggaaatagtatatactaatgtatgcggtccgatgactgttgaggctcgcggcgggattcgttattttctaaccttcacagttgatctgagcagatgtgggtatatctacttaatgaaacacaaattctgaatcatttttgaaaagttcaaagaatttcagagtgaagtggagaatcatcataacaagagaataaagttcttgcgatctgatcacagaggcgaatatttgagttacgagttttggccttCGTTTAAAACAATGTagatagtttcacaactcacgccacctggaacaccacagcgtaatggtgtgtctgaacgtcataaccgtactttattagatatggtgcgatctatgatgtctcttaacgatttaccgctatcgttttgggggttatgcattagagacagttgcattcacgttaaatagggcaccatctaaatctgttgcaacgacaccgtacgaactatggtttggcaagaaaccaaagctgatgtttcttaaagtttggggttgcgatgcttatgtgaaaaagcttcaacctgataagctcgaacccaaatcggagaagtgtgtcttcataggatacccaaaagaaactgttgggtacaccttctatcacagatccgaaggcaagatttttgttggtaaggatggatcctttctagagaaggagtttctctcgaaataagtgaatgggaggaaagtagaacttgatgaggtagttgtacaatctcccgaattggaaagtagttcatcacaaaaatcagttccagtgatgcttacaccaattagtgaggaagttaatgatgatgatcatgaaacttcagatcaagttactaccgaacctcataggtcaaccagagtacggtccgcaccagagtggtacggtaatcctgttctgaaagtcatgctactagaccatgatgaacctacaaactatgaggaagcgatgatgagcccagatttcgcagaatggcttgaggccatgaaatctgagataggatccatgtatgagaacaaagtgtggactttggttgactttcccgatgatcggcaagccatagagaataaatggatcttcaagaagaagactatcgctgacagtaatgttactgtctacaaagctcgaattgtcacaaaaggttttcgacatgttcaaggtgttgacgatgagattttctcactagtagcgatgtttaagtctgtctgaatcgtgttagcaattgccgcactttatgaaatctggcaaatggatatgaaaactacatttcttaatggatatcttaaagaagagttgtatatgatgcaaccagaaggttttgtcgatcctaaaggtactaacaaagtgtgcaagctcgagcgatccatttatggactagtgctagcatctcagagctggaatatatgctttgatgagatgatcaaagcatatggttttatacagatttttagagaagtctgtatttacaagaaagtgagtgggagctctgtagcatttctgatattatatgtggatgacatattgtttatcaggaatgatatagaatttctggatagcataaaaggatacttgaataagattttttcaataaaagacctcggtgaagctgcttatatattgagcatcaagatctatagagataaatcaagacgcttcataggactttcacaaagcacataccttgacaagattttgaaggagttaaaaatggatcagtctaagaaagggttcttacttgtgttacaaggtgtgaagttgaataaagactcaaaacccgaccacgacagaatatagagagaagatgaaagtcattccctatcccTCAActataggttctataaattatgctatgttgtgtaccaggcctattgtgtaccttaccatgagtttggcaaaggggtacaatagtgatccaggaatggttcactggacagcggttaaagTTATCCTTaattacctaagaggactaaggaaatatttctcggttatggaggtgataaagagtttgtcgtaaagagttatatCGATGCAAGGTTTGACAGTAAtacagatgactctgagtcttgatctggatacatattgaaagtgggagcaattagctagagtagctccgtgcagagcattgtatacatattttttttgcaaaatacatacggatctaaatgtgacagacccgttgactaaaactctctcacaagcaaaacatgatcacaccttagtactctttgggtgttaatcacatagcgatgtgaactagattattgactctagtgaaccctttgggtgtttgtcacatggcgatgtgaactatggttgTTAATCAAATGAAgacgtgaactattggtgttaaatcacatagcgatgtgaactagattattgactctagtgcaagtgggagactggaggaaatatgccctagaggcaataatagagttgttgtttatatttccttatatcatgataaatgtttactattcatgctagaattgtattaaccggaaacttgatacatgtgtgaatacatagacaaaacaaaccgtccctaatatgcctctacttgactagctcgttaatcaaagatggttaagtttcctaaccatagacatgtgttgtcatttgatgaacgggatcgcatcattaggagaatgatgtgatggacaagacccatacgttagcttagcataatgatcattaagttttattgctattgctttcttcatgacttatacatattcctctgactatgagattatgcaactcccgaataccggaggaacaccttgtgtgctatcaaacgtcacaacgtaactgggtgattataaagatgctctacagttgtctccgaaggtgtttggtgggttggcatagatcaagattaggatttgtcactcgagtatcagagaggtatctctgggccctctcggtaatgcacatcaccataagccttgcaagcaatgtaactaatgagttagttgcgggatgatgcattacggaacgagtaaagagacttgccggtaacgggattaaactaggtatgatgatatcgacgatcgaatctcgggcaagtaacataccgatgacaaagggaataacatatgttgttattgtggtttgaccgataaagatcttcatagaatatgtaggaaccaatatgagcatccaggttccgctattagttattgaccagagatgtgtctcggtcatgtctacatagttctcgaacccgtagggtccgcacgcttcatgttcgatgacgatttgtatcatgagttatgtgttttggtgaccgaagtttgttcggagtcccggatgagatcgggacatgatgaggagtctcgaaatggccgagaggtaaagattgatatattggaaggtagtattcggacacttgAAGGGTTTCGGAGTGTATCGgatacataccggagtaccggaggggttaccggaaccccctgaggaaagatatgggccatatgggccataggagggaggctaaccagcccacaaggggctggtgcgccccccacaagggaggaggccgaattggaccagggaagggggcgccaccccctttccttctcctactccctctccttccccttttcctccTCCCgtagaaggaaaaaaagggggtgggccgaatcctactaggactagagtcctagtaggactcccctctccttggcgccCCCTTGTGGccgacctcctcccctcctcctttatatacgggggcagggggcaccccaaagcacaatagttgtttcttaaccgtgtgcggtgctcccctccacagtttactccacCGGTCATGTTGTCGTAGTGCTTAGacaaagccctgtgcggatcacatcaccatcatcgtcaccacaccatcgtgctgacagaactctccctcaaccctttgctggatcaagagttcgagggacgtcatcgagctgaacatgtgctgaacacggaggtgtcgtacgttcgatacttggatcggttggattataaagacgttcgactacatcaaccgcgttaacctaacgcttccgctttcggtctacgaggatatgtggacatactctccccctctcgttgcgatgcatctcctagatagatcttacgtgatcgtaggatttttttttaaaattgcatgctacgttccccaacagtgccgtGCTTACATAATTCAATGAGTAGGGATAATATTCGTTGAGCATCGTATACTTTGAAACAATAATTATTATGTTCTTgtattcatggatattattatgttgatTTTGGCTCACGCTGGCTAGGCAATGGATCGTGACCGGATGAGGCAGATGTTGGATGCGCTACATGACACTGCTCGACGCCTCTCTTCCTTgaggcccctctgatgatgtgggCACTTGGTGGTCTTTTTTCTTGCTTTCTCTTATGTTTTCTTTGGCGTGCTTGTGCCGATGCCCTAATTTTTATCTCGGTGACTCGCTGCTTCTTGTATGGACATGTTGATTGCTTTATTTCTCAAGCAGGGCAAAAGCTTATTCCAAGATGTATAGATCATTCAATCTAAGTGTTCGTCCAACTAATTACATTTCATCGATGGCAAAATCCAATTAAAGATATAGGTGCACTCTCAGTCTCTATATTCTTTTATAGTTGAATTTTTTATACTTGATGACAATATGGTCAGAGCATTGCACACCGATATTACATactactataaaaatagttttcaCTATGTTTTTCTTTTGAGAAATCTATAAAAATAGATTACTCGATCGAAGGGAGATGCTAGGTTGGCCCAACGTTGGCCCACGGTGGACAGTAAGCTTTCCGCGAGGAGTCGCGCGGGTCCTACTGGTAAGACCATCTTCCCGCCAGCGGACCATTTCCCGCGGGAAAACCCCCGAAATTTCGCGCCACTCGTTTAGCCCCAGCATATCGAAACACATAAACGCCCGCCCCGCATCTTGGCCAATCTCACGAAATCCCCACCCCAACTCACCAAGAAAGCCTCGGACGCGAAGCATCTCTCTCGCGGTGTCGCCATGAAAGGGCGCGCGGTGAAGCTGCGGGAGGCGCACAAGGCGGGCTCGGGCTCCCCGGCCTTCTGCTCCGTCGCCTGGGCCCCCGGGGGGCAGCACGTCGTCACCGCGTCCGCCGCCGACGTCGCCATCCTGatccacgacgccgccgccgtgaGCGCCGGGGGGACCGGGGCCCGGGGCTCCGGTTCAGCGGCGGCCGCCGCCACGATCCGGCTCCACAAGGACGGCGTGACGGCCGTCGCCCTCGCGCCAGGCTCCGGCGGCTCGCTGGCTTCCGGTTCCATCGACCACTCCGTCAAGTTCTACTCCTTCCCAGGTTCGTGGTTCCGACCGTCCTGATGCGCGGTATCTTATCCGAGTACTCTATATTTTTGTTTTCACTTCGAGATCTGTAAATGTCTCCGAATTTCTTTCCAGACGGCACGTTCCAGAGCAACGTTGCCCGGTTCACCCTCCCGATCCGGTCACTGGCGTTCAACAAGAAGGGCGCCCTTTTggccgccgccggcgatgacgacgGCATCAAGCTGATTGCTACAGTCGACAACACGATCTCCAAGGTGCTCAAAGGTCACAAGGGCTCCGTGACCGGGCTGGCTTTTGACCCCAAAAATGATTATCTGGCATCAATCGACAGCTTTGGCACGGTCATCTTTTGGGATCTTTGTTTGGGCAGTGAGGCACGAAGCTTGACTCGTGTCGCCCCAACATTCGGTTCTGACCACTCGGTGAAGAATACCCTGTGCTGGAGTCCCGATGGACACACCCTTGCTGTTCCTGGGCTGAGGAATAATGTGGTCATGTATGACAGGGACACTGCGGAGGAGGTATTCACACTGAAAGGAGAACATGAGCAGCCAATATGCAGCCTTTGCTGGTCCCCGAATGGGAGGTACCTGGCAACTGCTGGCCTGGATAGGCAGGTGCTTGTCTGGGATGTGAAGTCAAGGCAGGACATTGAGAGGCAGAAGTTTGATGAAAGGATATGTAGCATGGCATGGAAACCGGAGGATAATGCTATAGTACTCATTGATGTAATGGGTAAATTTGGGGTTTGGGAATCAGTGGTCCCTTCGACTATGAAGTCGCCCACTGAGGGTGCGCCTGAGCTAAACCTGCCGAGGGTTCCATTGTTTGATgacgaagacgaagaagaaaaaCCAAGCACATCGGCTGGTTTTGATGATGAGATCGATGAAAGTCTTGGTGATTCAGCACCTTTCAACCACAAGCGGTCAAGGAGAAAGGCCACATTTGATGACCACATGAATGGAGATAGCGAAGAAGAGGATATGATACACGAGATGCAGTCAGGCAAGAGAACAAAAGGTAGGCACAAAGATAACAAAGAAGGTGCTAGGAAGGCAATGGATGATTCGGCAACTTCTGGAAGGTTGGTTACAGCAAGAATGCAAGCTGCCTTCCAGCCTGGGTCAACGCCATCTCATCCTGGCAAGCGAAATTTCCTTGCTTACAACATGCTTGGAAGTATTACTACCATTGAAAATGAGGGGCACTCACATGTAGAGGTAAGATCCCCTTTTCAGTTGTTTGCTTCATAAGCCACTGAATAAACTATGTGAAGTTATACTGTTTTATTGGCTCTCTGCTGAAGTTCTGACATTTATAATCATTTTCCAGGTTGACTTCCACGACACAGGAAGAGGCCCCAGAGTCCCTTCCATGACCGACTATTTTGGTTTCACCATGGCTGCACTGAATGAATCAGGAAGCGTGTTTGCAAATCCATGCAAGGGAGACAACAATATGAGCACTCTTATGTACCGCCCCTTCAGCAGCTGGGCTGGTAACAGTGAGGTAAGATTTTTTACATCTAACATAAATGTTCTGCACCTTCAAGAATTAGAGAGTTTTAATGTAGCTCACCTTTATTGGTTACTGAAACAAGGGGTGTTTATGTATGCCCAATTGTAGTGGTCAATGAGGTTTGAGGGAGAAGAAGTGAAGTCTGTGGCTCTTGGTGCTGGATGGGTTGCTGCAGTCACAAGTTTAAATTTTTTGCGCATCTTCACCGAAGGGGGCTTGCAGGTATTTATAAGCTTGTGTTTTTTTATTTCTTATGTTCTTACTTTTCTTCCAGTGTTAATTCTTGTGGAGTCAGCCAGGTTCCTTTATCTGAAATTAGGCCGCCTCCTCTTAGCTCACAAACACCAATGAACTCAGTTTTCTCAGTGTCCTGTGCTAGAGCTTTCTGACATATGGTTAGAAAATTATGGCATGAAGTTATAATGCTCCGAATGGGAACCCTCAGGTCTACTTAGAAAGAAACCATCAGTACACTGACTCTTGGTTCACAGAtcattattgttgcaaatatactTGCATAAAAATCATGCAGTATTCATGAAGGCATGCACTATATTATTCTCTAGTGGTTGTATTTCCACCTGTAATCTGTGTTTGCCATCTGTCAGTTGGAAAGTGCACATTTAACCACTGtttcaaatagcccgctatagctccgctatagcatgTTATAGCATTTAcaaaaggtcttgcgctaagagactttgGTCGAAACAAATGAACAAATATTTTAAATAgtgcgctatagctccgctatagcacgctatagcatttgaaagaggtccggcgctaagatgcttagcgcgctatttaaaactttgcATTTAACTAAGCGTTATATTGGAACATTACTGTAGTGCACATCATTCTTGTTTGCGTAATGAGTTTTCCTAATTATACCATGATAGTTGGTAGTAGATGCTCTCACAATCTTGCTTATAATATGTACACTGCCAAGTACTGCACCACAATTTGGTTGTAATAAGCTGAGCTTAAGTAAATATTCATCAGAACAAGTACAAAAATGGTTGACAAAAAAGGTCCCTTGTTAAGCTATTCTCCAATAAACTGCCTTTGCCAGTCGCATTGAATGCGTTTGGGGCTTCCTCATCTGGAGGCCGTGTGCTCCCCTCAAATTTAAATTCTTTGCTTGGCTCGTTCTTTGCAACCGCGCGTGGTCGTCCGATTGTCTTGCAAAAACGTGGCCTTCCTCACCAGGCTTCGTGCCACCTTTTGCTACATGTGAGGTTGGGGACTTGACCCTCTGTTGGATTTATTGTGATCTGATTTTCTAAGTTTGGTAATTTTTTTGTTGATACAATTAATCACTAGTCGAACATATATTGCATATAAAACTGTGGTACCAAGACATCTTccctctttcttttatttttatttttttcatgtcatggaGCAATCCAGATAATGTAACTACTTGTGGTCACTTGTTTACTTATCAACCCCCAACATTTAACTGTTTAATTGATGAAATTCTTATTCTGCAGATGCATATCCTCTCAGTCAGTGGTCCAGTGGTTACTGTGGCAGGTCAGGGGGATCAGCTAGCAATTGTGACTCATGCTTCAGATTGCCTACCGTCAGGAGATCAGGTATTTGTTGGCATGCCCATTTGCTTTAGTCTTGTGATGATGTAATATTGGTAGCTCATAGATGTTGTGATCAAGGTTTTTGTGAACTTTATAGTTGCATACCTGTCCAATATCTACATTTGTATCCTCTACGAGAGCTGACACTGGAACTGATATACCAGTTTGTAAAAACAAATGACTAATGCAGTTTTCATGACTACCACTGACAGGTACTAGATGTTAAGGTATTCAACATAACCGAGGGGGCACAATCAATGTCCGGCCGCCTTGTCTTGACTCCATCCTCTCAACTATCTTGGTTTGGTTTCAGTGAGAATGGCCAACTTAGTTCATATGACTCCAAGGTATTTATGCCTCATGAGTAAATCAACAGTTGAATGTCGGTTTAATGATGCTAATTTTTTACACTGATCCTCAATAATTCCAGGGAATACTGAGGGTCTTTTCCGGTCAGTTTGGTGGGAGCTGGCTTCCTGTGTTTAGGTATAGAATCTTCCTTGCAAGTTAAACATTAAGAAGTTGGTGCCGAAGCACACTTAATCACTGTATCAAATTTCAGTTCAACCAAGGCAAGAAAATCTGAAGATGAAAGCCACTGGGTGGTGGGTTTAGATGCTAATAATATATTCTGCATTCTATGCAAGTCCCCTGAATGTTATCCTCAGGTATGCTTTGCTTCTCTTTGAACAAGTTTTCCTTTTTGTTGAAGTTCTTAAGTTCAATCTGTCAAGAAAGATGCTTTCAGCCATGTAATCTGGAAGACGGAAAATCATTTTTGTTGCGTTTAATGAAGAATTGGGTAAAAGTTACTTCGATTTTCTTCTCTTCTATAGTTAATTCTAGAATGTATGATAGTTTGGGTTCTTGTAGTAGTATCCTAGAAAGAAAAAAAGCGAATACACTGAACACTGAACACATGAAGCAACACgccaaaatattaaaatcattgcCAATCTAACTAGTCCCCAGTTTCCTCACTGGGTGTTGATCTGCTCCTTGACTCATGTTCTCTTGATCTTAGGTGATGCCCAAGCCTGTTCTAACTATACTTGAGCTGTCATTTCCTCTTGCGTCATCTGACCTTGGAGCCAATAGTTTGGAAAACGAGTTCATGACAAGGAAGTTGCATCTCTCACAGGTACATCACGTTTCTTTCTCAAACTTAAAAGGCCAGTGTCTGTGCTCTGTTGTTTAAGGATTCCTTCTTTTTGTCTCAGATccaaaagaaaatagaagaaattGCTGCTCTGGGTCTTGACACAACTGCATTTGAAGATGAAGCATTCAATACAGAGGCTGCACTTGACCGGTGCATCCTGAGACTCATCTCTACCTGCTGCAATGGTATAAAAATCTTGAACAAAATTCATGAATTGTTGCCAAATGGTTCTTTCTCTTAAATTTTATTTCTTATGTTCTTACTTTTCCACAGGTGATAAGCTAGTCCGAGCCACTGAGCTTGCAAAGTTACTGACGTTGGAGAAATCAATGAAGGGAGCATTAACACTTGTTACACGCTTGAAACTTCCTACATTACAAGAGAAGTTCAGTTCATTACTTGAGGTGAAAGCCACACCCCTTATTTCTTGCCCTGAATAGAACCTACCTGCTGTTACCAATTCATTCATGATTACGATTACATCTTGCAGGAGAGAATGTTAAACGATGCAAGAACTGCTGGAACAGTGGGTGTTTGCTTGAATCCGGCCAGTACAAACCACTCACCAGCGCTCCATACAATCCAACCTGCTAAAATTGTGCAAAATGGAGGTAACTTGGAGGAGGCATCCACACCGAACCCTTTTGCCCGACGAAGCAGTGCAGCTGGACCTAAGAAGGCAGAATTAGAACAACCAAAAGATGTGAAGGATAACACTCCAAAGGTTTCACCTGTGGTTACCCCTTTAGCTAAGATACCCAAGAAAAATGATAACTCAGAAGGGAAAGCAAAAAGGGAGAGGGATGGAGCAGCTGAACAGATTTTGAAAGGAGGCATTGATCAGGCTGGTGCTAAAAATAAGGGCAGTGAAGACAGCAACCGAGGAGAGCCTCAGCGGCCACTTAACCCCTTTGCAAAATCTTCATCCAACAAAGAACAGTCATCGTCCCTTTTGGATTCCATAAAAAAGATGAAGGTTGAAAGCGAGAAAGTCGataaaaccaacagcaagaaggTGAAAGTATAATTGATTTTCTTGCCATATGGACCTGGAGGATGGAAACTGGCAGTCAGTCACCTTTAACTAACATCCGAAGTGCTTTTCCTTTCCACTTAAATTCTGGTAGTGTAGTTGGACCAACATATAATTTGACAGCTCCTCAGTTTACTTTGTAGTCTGGATGTACTTTTCGGACAATAAACTTTGTAGCTTGGATGTTCTATGCATATCATCTTTTACAATATTCCCCACCTGTCAAGGTAGCACGTTCTGCATTTGTGTTTAAGCGCACAAATTGCTTATGTGATG encodes the following:
- the LOC123103346 gene encoding WD repeat and HMG-box DNA-binding protein 1, giving the protein MKGRAVKLREAHKAGSGSPAFCSVAWAPGGQHVVTASAADVAILIHDAAAVSAGGTGARGSGSAAAAATIRLHKDGVTAVALAPGSGGSLASGSIDHSVKFYSFPDGTFQSNVARFTLPIRSLAFNKKGALLAAAGDDDGIKLIATVDNTISKVLKGHKGSVTGLAFDPKNDYLASIDSFGTVIFWDLCLGSEARSLTRVAPTFGSDHSVKNTLCWSPDGHTLAVPGLRNNVVMYDRDTAEEVFTLKGEHEQPICSLCWSPNGRYLATAGLDRQVLVWDVKSRQDIERQKFDERICSMAWKPEDNAIVLIDVMGKFGVWESVVPSTMKSPTEGAPELNLPRVPLFDDEDEEEKPSTSAGFDDEIDESLGDSAPFNHKRSRRKATFDDHMNGDSEEEDMIHEMQSGKRTKGRHKDNKEGARKAMDDSATSGRLVTARMQAAFQPGSTPSHPGKRNFLAYNMLGSITTIENEGHSHVEVDFHDTGRGPRVPSMTDYFGFTMAALNESGSVFANPCKGDNNMSTLMYRPFSSWAGNSEWSMRFEGEEVKSVALGAGWVAAVTSLNFLRIFTEGGLQMHILSVSGPVVTVAGQGDQLAIVTHASDCLPSGDQVLDVKVFNITEGAQSMSGRLVLTPSSQLSWFGFSENGQLSSYDSKGILRVFSGQFGGSWLPVFSSTKARKSEDESHWVVGLDANNIFCILCKSPECYPQVMPKPVLTILELSFPLASSDLGANSLENEFMTRKLHLSQIQKKIEEIAALGLDTTAFEDEAFNTEAALDRCILRLISTCCNGDKLVRATELAKLLTLEKSMKGALTLVTRLKLPTLQEKFSSLLEERMLNDARTAGTVGVCLNPASTNHSPALHTIQPAKIVQNGGNLEEASTPNPFARRSSAAGPKKAELEQPKDVKDNTPKVSPVVTPLAKIPKKNDNSEGKAKRERDGAAEQILKGGIDQAGAKNKGSEDSNRGEPQRPLNPFAKSSSNKEQSSSLLDSIKKMKVESEKVDKTNSKKVKV